In the Ranitomeya imitator isolate aRanImi1 chromosome 2, aRanImi1.pri, whole genome shotgun sequence genome, CTAGTAACAGTGATTATCGAGTAAACACCTCAGACATCATCCCTAAGGGTTAGCTTGTGAGCCATGGACTGTCTGAGTATTCAACAAGTGTGGCTTTCAGCTACCACATGTTTTACATGTGTTTACCACATTATCCACCTCACTCAGCCTAAGCCAGGTGTATATCATGTCTGTAGCAAACTCCTGCCTGCTATCCAAACATCTGCAACTAACTCCTAACTCCTAAGTCCTGTGAATCCTGCTGTTACTGCACTTTCAATTCTGCTGCTATAGGTACCTGATATCAGTCTCCTCTCTGCTAATACTGGTGATGTTCCCCCCAGTGTCTATGCAAGCAAGTTACTAGTTTAGCAATAACTCATCATATGATTAAACAAATCCCTACTATAAGTTCCCGATTGCATATATCTCTGCTATTAACCATTTGCCTGCTGCAAGTTCCAGATTGTCCACACATCTAGTGTTCCAGTGTGTAACCACATCTCTGTCACAAGTTTCTGGATAGCCTATACAGTTAATGCTCCTTGGTAAAAAGACTAGACCCCAGAGATGAAAGTCAAACGTATATGGTAATATATCAAATAACGAAAGGCAAGTATAGTGTAACAAtataatatatctttattgaatTATAACAGATGGCACTACAAAGatgtgcctgtgcttggagacGCAAATATAGAAAAATGTGCTATAAAAAAATGGCCCATACAACGGAAATATTCCAATATCTATAGCACAAAAAAAGGAGCGGACACAACAGAAGGTAGAAATAGAAATATTAATAAGAAGTCACTAAATCACCTGGACCTAAGGCATACAGAGATGTACGTGAATGCACCATATATGCATGCAATCACAGAAGGAGGCTAAATACTATAGTGTAAAATCAAGAAAGTGCGAAGTGCTGACAATATATATACATGCACAATGTAACAAATATATATGTGTATTACATCACAAATATGTGTGGAATTTACAAAAAGTGCAACAGTGCAAAACCGCTATAAGAGTATAATATATCCAGGCAAATAATGAATAAAATGTGGAAGCCTAAATCCATCTGTGAAGACAGCACAATGTGTACACACACCATGCACCCGAGTCCGCCCGGTTCCAGGTAATATATATAACTGGCGATGCCCAAATAAAGACAATAAACTACTACCTGTCACGGTCCGTTCGTTCCaagcacagcgcaccccgacgcgcgtttcggatatactccttcgtcagggggtgttgtGCTGGAGGGACCGGAgggcctatatatacacacagcataaCCGCCGATGACCGGAGCAGACGCACAGTGGCGCATGCGCAgccaggaggacccggaagtgtGCAGCGCCAGCGTCACGTGACCCGGCAGCACAGGCTGTTTTGTGAGTTAATGCTCCTTGTGTAACCACATCTCTGCAAGCAAGTTATCAGATTTCCTATATATCTACTGTTCATCTTTGTATTCATGCCCCTGGCTCTGCTTCTTCAAGGTTCTTACTTTTCTGCTTTTCTGATTGCCATTCTGTAAAATCCGTTGTCCCaatatttacatagttacatagttacatagttcgtaaagccgaaaaaagacatttgtccatcccgttcagcctatattccatcataataaatccccagatctacgtccttctacagaacctaataattgtatgatacaatattgttctgctccaggaagacatccaggcctctcttgaacccctcaactgagttcgccatcaccacctcctcaggcaagcaattccagattctcactgccctaacagtaaagaatcctcttctatgttggtagaaaaaccttctctcctccagacgcaaagaatgcccccttgtgcccgtcaccttccttggtataaacagatcctcagcgagatatttgtattgtccccttatatatttatacatggttattagatctcccctcagtcgtcttttttctagactaaataatcctaatttcgctaatctatctggatattgtagttctcccatcccctttattaattttgttgccctcctttgtactctctctagttccattatatgattcctgagcaccggtgcccaaaactggacacagtactccatgtgcggtctaactagggatttgtacagaggcagtataatgctctcatcatgtgtatccagacctcttttaatgcaccccatgatcctgtttgccttggcagctgctgcctggcactggctgctccaggtaagtttatcattaactaggatccccaagtccttctccctgtcagatttacccagtggtttcccgttcagtgtgtaatggtgatattgattccttcttcccatgtgtataaccttacatttatcattgataaacctcatctgccacctttcagcccaagtttccaacttatccagatccatctgtagcagaatactatcttctcttgtattaactgctttacatagttttgtaatcctcagcgagatatttgtattgttcccttatatacttatacatggttattagatcgcccctcagtcgtcttttttctagactaaataatcctaatttcgctaatctatctgggtattgtagttctcccatcccctttattaattttgttgctttaTTAAATTTGCTGATCCATGTGCCATCTGGTAAGGCCTGCTCCACATCACCACTGCCTCTAGTCTCTGCTGCTCACCCTGACCTATGCCTTCAGAATCCACTTCACCAGGTGAGTTCTTAACACTAGATATCATCCCAATTTTAAACGCTCACTGACACCTATCCTAAAATACACTAAATTCACTAAAGTACAAAAGTTGAAGGTGACCAATACCCTATTGCAGGTATATTGGATATTGACTTTCATTTAGTTAAAGAAACATTCTTGAAAAAGCAGACCTCTATTATGTGTAGTGCAGGTTCTGCATGGGCGGAGCATTGAAGCGGAGATGGGTCTTTGTTGGTCTACAGAATGTATGTTTGGGCTTTTGTCGCTCTATGGGAAGTGGAGGCTGGTCTTTTTTTCTTGGCTGCTGCTCTCTTATCTATCAAAAGGCATTCAAGTATACTTGAGAAATGGGATTTCGGTTCAAGGCTGGCAAGAAATTGGATAATGGGAGGAGCAAGTTCCAGATCCTGTGGTGCTGGTAGAATGCTGATGAAGCATAATCACCCACTCACAGAAAATGGATGGTAAGCTACACAACATAAGACTCGGCATAGTCTTTGGACATATTAGACTGGTATGTGCATCAGAGACAGATACTCTTCAACTTAAATTCCATACGTATTGTCATGTGATCATCAAGAAACACCAGTAAGACAAATTTATCACAAATAGGATTTAATATTTTATATTTAGTTACCTATACAATACATTTTAGTACTGAGCTAACAAATCAAAATGACATTTCATTAAGCAAGGAAACCTGATTAAGAGCAGCAGAGGTAAACCCATAGACGTGAGTCAGTCCGATTGGAAGACTTCATATTCACAGATTATAATTGTGGAGTTACTCTGAGCTctaatccacaaatggtgaaaagtgGGGGAAGAAAGTAGGAAAGCCATGAAGGGCTAGTTAATCTTGTAGGAATAAGCCAAGTCATAGGTTGCCTGACTCTGTGACTCATATACCAAGTAACAGAGCCCACCGGTCCAGCTTTGTTGTTACATATGGTGGCATCTGCATCTGCTCATTGAGCCTTGCTTCGAGGCAGTCCATAGTGTTATGTCTGCAGTGCCCATGGTAGGAGTCGGAGAGCCTCATACTGCATTCAGAAGCCACATAAGCCCCATGCCCAGCCCGAGGAAGACTGACATCTTCGCAGAGGTTCCACTGTTACACAGGTTTGTACTACAACATGAATTGTCATACTGAAATCCAAAGGTAGCGTCAGACTGGTTTTTTCCGCTTTGGCAATTGGGTGTACAAGCCTGTTTATCGAACAAGTTGAGAGAacctagaaaaaaaaacaaaaaaaaaaaaacacttagtaGGTCATAGAAATGTCAAGCTCTAGTTCCCCATCAATGTCATAGTGGTGCATGGTGACGTACAACCCAAAACACAGGCCCATAACTTCAAAGTGCATTGTGGGATAGAACGTGGGACACAGTCAACCAACATTTATTAACGTAAACTATATCTGACCTAGATCCCAACATTCAATTTCTCACCGTCTCATATTTCCAAGCGATAGAACCCAAGAGACAGTGCTTCAACATCTCATAATGTCAAAGTGTACTCTGACCTAGACACTAAGATTAAGTGTCCCTACAAAGTACAATGATCATGTACCCAGACGTCAGTTCCCCAACATCTCATAATGTCACGATATCCTATAACCTAGATTCAGTGGCCCAACATCACATGTTGTCAAAGTGTATTCTCTGACCTAGACACCAAGATTAAGTGTCCCGGACCCTACAAAGTATAATGTTCATGTTCCCAGAAGTCAGTGCCCAACATCTCATAATGTCACGATATACTATAGATTAGATTCAGTGCCCCAACATCAAAGTGTACTTTCAAGGGGTTTTCTGGGACTATGGTAACTTCATGCTTGTTCTGACCAGCAATGATCTCTTTTGGCTCAATGGCGATTCTGTGGCATCCTTTGACCTCACGTCAACAAAACAGCTCTacctcttctgctctgctctgtcgaCAGGGCGTCACTGCCGGCATTATGCTGATTGACATttggctccctgcagttaggcagatGGGGAACCGGCTATAAAACAGCAGGATATCAGCAGTGATGCCCTTtcgacagagcagagcagaagagaagcagtTTCCCTTTCAACGTGACTTCACAAGATGACAGCAAATTACTGGTATTCTCGATGCGTGACCACTTTGAGCTGGGAGAGATTCGTGCTAGGCAGAATAGGTAGGTAGTTAGGGACTACTTACCAGTAAGTTCTTAGCCACATAGTGATACAAATA is a window encoding:
- the LOC138661661 gene encoding lymphocyte antigen 6 complex locus protein G6c-like, which produces MKTLFCISFALGLIAIASALTCKSCKFRALSFCITQSSEVDCTGNCSFTKVYLGSLNLFDKQACTPNCQSGKNQSDATFGFQYDNSCCSTNLCNSGTSAKMSVFLGLGMGLMWLLNAV